The stretch of DNA TTGCTTTGTGATGTTCTTTTCTTAGCATTTTTTTCCAATCATCATTCTTTCTATTTGGGTCCTAGGGGAAGAATATGAACAGTTCCTGACATGAAAGAATTTCAAGCTGAGGGAATAATAGGAATTCTCTGAAAGTCGAAATGGGAAACAGAACTAGGGAAGAATATTCTGGCTTCAGGAAAGGTGTCAGTGTCGCTGATGCAGTATGAAACAGAATACTATCTCTTATCCCATTAGTGTCTACAGAGAGCTCAACATTTTCAAAaggataattatttaaataaaaaaaaggtaGGGACTAATGGGTATGAAAAATCAAATTTCTAACAACATTCAGATAATCAAGCTCATGTTTTAgaaaaatctgactccatatcATCCAAACACCTTCCTCAACACCTAGGTTATGTCAGTCTCACATGATTTGAAgttaatgtttttttctaagatatTGAAAATCTATAATATTTTACAAACTCCAATGAAATATGCCTAATTCCTTTCTAGCATTTATTCCTTAATTATAAATGAACCATCCAATCAACTATACTTAGTTCTCTGATTGTAGCCTCTATAGACTCACAACAGTGTAATATACCACacccaaaattttaaaatcaaattgtttGTGCAGACCTTTCATGTATCAAAGAGATTTTACCCACATTTGAGCTGGTctagtgacaaaaaaaaaaaaaagaagaagaaagaaagaaagagagagagagagaaaaagaaagaaagaaagaaagaaagaaagaaagaaagaaagaaagaaagaaagaaagaaagaaagaaaaagaaagagagaaagaaaaactctaATCAGGTAGTTAAAACTTATAGCCCAAACTCTGATGTCCAACTCAAAGGATTAAAATCCTGGCTACACTTTTACTACCTGTATTATCGTGGACAACCTATTTAATTTATCTGTGTCTTCAtcctcactgaaaaaaaaaaaggaaattaaaaaatagtacataTCCAACTGGATGGTTTGAGTTTAAAATGATgaagtatatatacacagtgcTTGGTAAAGAATTAGAATCAAATTAATAGGAGGTATTTTATGGTTCTTCGCACAGTACTGCATAGACGAGGAAATGTACTTTAAATTCCCTATACTTGACTTCTAGGAAAAAAAGCCTACTATTAAGCTATCTACCTTTTGAAGAACCTCAGGTAGGCAGTGTCAATACACAAATCCTACCAAAATCTTTCTGTTGAGCAGGAAGAAGTTCCTTGATTTATGAAGCATGTTCTATAGCATGTACCTAGTGAATCATTTCTACAGTTTTTGAGAATACTACACAGATTATCTGGGTCACGTTCCATACTACTTATGCCCTTTGCACCCATAATGAATAACTTTTCTTGGTCTCTGTCCTAAAATTTAAATTCAGTGTAGAGAAATCATGAGAATGAGGCTTAGGTCCAAGAAGCAAATGTCATATGAAATACCAAATGATATCTTGCATATTTTGACACAAACATTCTAGTAAGCATTTAGTGGGCATGAGATCATTTAGTTGTCACCATCATCCAATGAATCAggcattatctccattttacaattAAGGAACTGAGTCTCAGAAATGTTAACTTGTCCCAGGGCATATAGCTAGGAAATGGTAGAACTTGTATTGAACAAGGCCTAGTCATAATTCAAAGCCAGTTCTCTTCCCACCACACTGAATTGTCTAACAGGCATCTCTTCACATCACCACACCAGTCTCCATTCCAATACCAAGAGTCTTTAGCCCCTGAGTCCACACAATCTCTCTCTATAAAGAGTTCCAATGTACTCCAAGTAGGGTTAGATTAGATGCTAGTTTCTTCTTCAGCTATCTTCTCCCTAGGAGAGTGATCACATTCAGCCTGGAAAGGATGACTGGCCCAAAGGAGTTGAACTCTTCCCTATTTGAGTTACATTGGTAATATCTGTACTGTGAATGAGTTTCATTTATGTTCACATGATTGGCTGTGACTAGAATCCTGAGAAGTTGCCTTGCAGATGAGGTATCCTTGCCATTGCCAGTGCTGTGTGGCTGCCATCGCTGCTACGGCCAGAAGCTTTATGTCAATGTTTCTTGCTGAATGGTACTCCAATGTTGATACTGCCATATGCTCTGTTGCTATTGATGGGATCAAACTGTTCATTCAACCTCTTTCAGACCTGCCTAAACTACATCTCAACTCCATCCCTCTACAGAAACACCTGTGTAAGTGGTGGTTTATGGATTTTAGGTTGAAATCTTCCTCTCTGGGATGACCTCTGCCTAACCTATTCACAGAGCTGACAGGTAAATCAACACTGGCTTTGCTATAGACTCAGAGATACTTGCCAGCTCACTTCAACAAAGCATGGCATATGGTTTTTAAGCTTTTCTCTTGGTATAAGGTGCTGCTTGCATCCTTCCAGATACAAAACAACTTAATCTCTCATTTTTTGGATGAATAGCTTTCCTAATATGACATAGGTTTCTGGGTTTATCTACAAATCCCTGCCTCCGCCCTTCATATTGAGTTTCTAAGCTCACTAATCATGTTGCTAAATCTTTCTGAGCATTTCCTATATACAAGGTCACATGCTGAGCACTTTCAAATGATTAACTTATTATGTCTCACAGTGGTCCTACCATTATCATCTCAACTTtaaaactgaggaaactgagacggAGAGTGGTTTAAAAACTTGCACATGGTCACACAGTTGGGATTCACACAGTCTTCACCAATGCAGCTAAGGTCAGACCCAAGGAAATCTGATTTTGGAATTGATGCTCTTAACCACTAATTTATGTTGCCCTGAAAATCAGCACTCCATTTAAGAGCATATCCAGAGCATTACATTAGCCAAGCTGTTCTAAACAAAATTAATGTCTTCACATATTTGGATTCCGTGGTTTCATGATCTTCATATTGAGCATGTTCCCCATCCTCTCTTGACTACAACCAATGTGTTCTTTTATTCTGGTCCATACTATACAAAAAATGGTAGAGgaatatgtcttctttttttcttccaaatacttATGCTTTTCATCCAGTGGGGAAAAAATACCTGTAACATAAAACCCTCATAAgtgttgaataaaaataatagtgacaattgtttttaatgtaaataaatttatttaataagcaaagaatatttttccaaatcacacactaaaaaacacataaatagtgaaaagaggaagaagaacataTGTTAAACTTGAACTTATCATATTCAGACATCTCTGGCTACTCCATGGTTATGAAGTCCATGGaagtaaaattcaaaattttcttgCACTTGTCAAGCAATAGATTCAATGTCATAGTTAACTAAAAGAATGCTGTAATACAACAAGTAAAATAGTGATGGACAGTGAggagacacagatttgagccGTGGTTCTGATGTTATTAACTATGTAAGCAACCTTGGATAGAGTCGAACCCATCAGAACTCACAGGACTAAATGGGCTTCAAGGTGTCTTTAAACTCCAATACTATATGgatttctgatattagtatacATTACCTTTATTTATGATAATATAACATCATATTATAATAAGCCAGATTCAACACTGTTTCCACTGATAATAATCGGTAAAGTGTGATGTGGAGTTTTTAAGTATTCATGTTCTTCCCCGGTGGCAATTCTTATTGCTTTATAACAAATAGTGTCCTAGTGACCTAAAATAGTTAACATACTTTCCTATCCCAGCTTACCACCAGAAATgccccaaaaagcaaaaaaagaaaaaagtaaaattctcttTGGAGACAGTAGAGGTCATGATTATtcaaacatatgcaaaaataatttatgtttgaagaaataaaagtccCTAGATAGCTCAGAAATCAATTTATCCAAATTAGAACATGGTCCTCCCTACACATTCTTCACTTACTAGGCAATTGCAAACCACCAGTAACACAGCAAGTTGGCTCATAAGCATTAGAAGAAGATTCCAGGGGTTGTGGCTCTGGTGCAACACAGACCGGAGGGCTACAGGAACTGGATTCAGGGCTCTGAGACTGGCATTGGCTAGAGTCACATTCCAGAGTTTGACAACTCTTAGAGACGTAAGTCTTGGGTGGACAAGACTTTGCCATGTTGCTCACAGGTTGACAGCTCTGGGCTATGAAACCCATCTGCTGGCTACTTCCTGACTGGCGAGGCTGAGAAACACACTCCAACACTGCCGAGGAACTTCTTGACTGGCATGCTGTCCTTTCACAGGGCCTGGAATTAGAACACGCCATTTGGACAACTCTGGGGAGACAGGCACTTTGCACACAGCTGTCCTCTGTGCATAATTCCTGTCCACCATGGGATACTTTGCAGCTGGTGGTTTCCCTGCAGGTATCGTGAAAGTTGTCCAGGAGCCAAGTCCTACTGTGGCAGCTACTAGGTAAAAGAAATCCGTCTTCAAAGTTTATAACATTTGATTCATGTACAATGGCAGAGAGAGGTGGGACGTTGTAGAACTTCTTGAGCAAATGGCTGGATCTCTGGGTCATATTGGGAAAATCTTTCAATGAAGTTGGTCCCAAGGACCCAATATGCTGGGTTTGAAGATTAAATTCATTACTGAGGAGATTATATACTCAGCAAACTGGGTGTTGGCTTCTTCTCAGGACTCTTTTTACCTCATCGCTTAAGCTACTTTGAAGGATAACATCTCATTAACACTTTGTTTAGTTATATATGAAGATGACGTCTTATTAACAAAGAAACCCAGTCCATTTCAAATCTTCAAAATGGCTTTCATGTTAGCCCCAAAGCTGACTCATCAGGGTGGATCTTGTCAAATGTGAGTCCCAACATGCCACcaagctaacattttttttttttttttttgcttagtcACCATGACTCTTCATATTGGTAAATGGAGAATAAGAAATGTATGTGGAAATGGCCAGTTGAAATCTGATTAATATTCAGCATTGGAGTTTTGAGAAATGGCACCTTGGCAGAACTCAATAATACAATCAAGACATTTTTAGTAAGAGGCTCATTTGACTGAGCTGACCCTCATTCTCCTCACTATTCACCCAAAGCACTGAATGTGGCCATTGCTTTTGTTCCCTTCATCTTATTGaaagatgatttaaaatgttgcttcTTTATAGAGATTTTCCCTGATTTTCCTGGTGAGACATTATTGCTTATTCCTCTGAATTACCAATGGACTCTGACACATTCTTTATTATGATTGTATTTTATACCAAGTAGTGTATTTACTTATAGTTGTGCTTGATAATTTGCCTTTGTAATAAGCCCGTTTCTGGTatgctttccatttttgtttattcagtgttttgtttttgacgGTAGAATGATCAACTCCCACATTTATCACATTAGCATGCTGTACTCAGTATAGTTTCAAACTCGTAGCACAAGACCTACTGGCACAATTTCTAAACACATTCTATAATGTATTTAGCTCAGCTTGCGAGAGTGAAACAACAGAAGTATGTTTTTAGCATAGGACTCTGCTCTCCCTTTCTTGGGTCTGAAGCTAACCAAGAGCATTCAGGAACTCTGAACAACACTTATACAAGCTCCTCCTTGATATGCCATGGACCAgagatattatatatttaaaaggacacctctgagtgtccacattcagcTTGACATGCTGTGCACTCGACTTGTGTATAATGTCTTTGTAATACATGcaaattctttataattttgaatGACCACTCTTGTGTGATGAAAGATCCCATTATGCCCTCCACCTGAACCCTACAACCACCCACTTAACTCTTACGCACATTTGTATTCATCATTACACAaaggcttctctttttttttttttaagctctttattggaacataattgctttatactcttataccagcttatgaggtacactaaagtgaaacagctgtatttatacgtatatccccatatcccctccctcacgcgactccctcccacgctcccagtcctggctctctaaggcatcacccctcatcgagttgatctccctttgttatacagcacttcccagtagctatctattttacagttggtagtgtaaatatgtttatgcttctctctcacttcatcccagcttcccctttgcaccccgcccccccccaacctcgtgtcctccaatccatcctctgcatctgcatccttattcttgctgtcactgggttcatcagtaccatttttttagactccgtaTACATGGAGCCTTCTTCTCTTAAATGCCTTAAATGGATCCTCATTGCTCTTAAAAATAACATCCATTGCCCTTAGCCTAGCCTATAGCACCTTGTAAGccctgcctgctgcctgtttttctaACTCCAAATCTTATCACTTCTCTTCTCCCCAATATGCTCTGTTCTCCTAAGTCTCTACCCAGCTCCTTGACCACGTCAAGATTTTCCTGGCTTCAGTATTTTGCAACTGCTGCTGCCTATTTCATTCCTTCACTGCCCTCTCCCCCTCTATATACAGGTCCCCTCCTCATCTTTTGTGTCTCAACTTAAGTGCTAcctctttttttagttttattttttattttatttaattttattattttttggctgcattgggtcttcgttgctgtgcacaggctttctctagttgcagcgagtgggggctactctttgttgcagtgcacaagcttctcattgtggtggctattcttgttgcagagcacgggctctaggtgtgagagcttcagtagttgtggcatgtgggcttcagtagttgtggctgtagagtgcaggctcagtagttgtggctcacaggcttagttgctccgtggcatgtgggatcttcttgcagcagggatcaaacctgtgtcccctgcattggcaggaggattcttaaccactgcaccaccagggaagtccctcaagtgcTACCTCTTAAGTGCTTTCCTTCATCATCTCACTTGAAGAAAGATCCCACtcttaggaaataattttttttccttcacaaaatGTATCtcagtttataattattttatttgttttttcattatgtCTTTACCACTACACTGTGAGTTCCATAAAGGCAAGAACTGTGTATATCTTTCTCACTATTGAGCATCCTGAAGCTCTGAGCATCCTACCTGGCTGGTGCGTAATAAGATCTCCATTAAGATATtctgaaaaattaatgaatagaagttgctaaataaaaattcattcaaaTTATAGTTACATGTCTGAAGGGATATAGTTCTGAAAGCTGAACATACCCAAGAATTGGCAAGGGCacagagcttaaagaaaaagaaataacgaTAACCATGCCTACCTTTCAACTACCCCTTtgtgaaataagaacaaaatcatTAAGGAAGCCTCTTATTAGCATTGCACACAGTGAgtcaattcttttaaaataacattgatTGCACACAGGCATGTTTTTGAAAGCTTTTACTAGGAAAAAGGGTACCACTTTTCACTGTTAGCGCAGAGTCCTGTTGCCAAATTCTGAGGGGCAAAGACAGGGCATCCTCTAGGCCAACATTCACACAATTGTCTCCAGCAGACAATCTCCTTATTACCCTCACAACACGTAGTAAATTAGTGAATACCCGTGCAGTTCCAAACCTCCACATGTCAGATAATGTTATTTGTGAGTAGATCTGCCATTTGTGAATAAGGCCACTCCGTGAGTTCTTTTCTCTTTGGCATGAGGCATTAGCTTGCACATTCTATGTAATTGAGTGTTGAATTAATAGATGTTTCAGCATTGAATTTTGATTTTGACTGGTGCTGAATTTGTAGAGGGAGTTATCTGGCTTATTACAAGGGAGTGACATAGGTTAGGACAACTGATCACCCTGCAATTGTTTTCATTCAACCTACTAAAAAGTATTAGTTTTGTAGACACTTGAATAATGATAGTTAAGTAATCTATTTCCTAGAATTTCGAGAAACAGGTAGAAATAATTACCTGAATGCTTATGGTGACTGGATACTTGGCTAGTGAATGGTTGAACAGTGTACATGACTCCAGCTGCAGTGGCACCTCCTAACCACCAGAGGGTGGAATATTAACATTTGCTGCGGAGAAGCGATTAAATATAAGGGTTTTACAGTCAGACTGCCAGCATTCTAAGCCGAGATCTACGACCATAAACGATAACCTTCAATTTCTATGATGTGgtttcttcacttttaaaattaaaattatgagcATCAACCCCATAAGTGTGGGTTAATGATTAACTGACGTGATAGACATAACTTACTAAAGGGCCTATCACATATTGAGTGATAAATGAGTAGCAATTATTTCTGATCAAGGATCACCATACAGACCAAGACGTTCTCCTGGCAACATCAGTCTGGGACTGATATCATACTATAAGGTAAAATGCAGAAGTCTCTTTTTTGTGTTTGGGATTATGTTGTTTGTGTCTGTAAATGTTGCATAGTCCATCCTTTTAAGGGTTAcattgtgtggtttttttttttttttaagagcttttattgagatacagttaacatacaataaactgcatatatttagagtgcacgttttggtatcccaatctcccaattgcaTTGTGTTTATCATTACCATTAAAGGCCTAGCCAGCCTGTCTCCATCTCTCAAGAGCTTGGGACTCTGTAGCTATAAGTTGAATAGTTTATATTGCTTTTATATTTGATTATGTGGCTATGTTGGACTTCTAATCACTTGTTCAGCTGTatcaaagtaaacaaaaattcaaaaattagagTTACCCTTTGGTCATGTGATTCAGTTAAGTTCTTCCAcaatttatttcctctctcctttccttagtTTTATGGCACTGAACAAACTTATGCCAAAGCACCTAAGTTAATTTAAATCCATTCCTCTTCTCCAACCAAGAAGTCACTCATGAAGATACAGTGTATAGCAA from Hippopotamus amphibius kiboko isolate mHipAmp2 chromosome 10, mHipAmp2.hap2, whole genome shotgun sequence encodes:
- the LOC130829889 gene encoding LOW QUALITY PROTEIN: keratin-associated protein 27-1 (The sequence of the model RefSeq protein was modified relative to this genomic sequence to represent the inferred CDS: deleted 1 base in 1 codon), which translates into the protein MYTVQPFTSQVSSHHKHSAYWVLGTNSLKDFPNMTQRSSHLLKKFYNVPPLSAIVHESNVINFEDGFLLPSSCHSRTWLLDNFHDTCRETTSCKVSHGGQELCTEDSCVQSACLPRVVQMACSNSRPCERTACQSRSSSAVLECVSQPRQSGSSQQMGFIAQSCQPVSNMAKSCPPKTYVSKSCQTLECDSSQCQSQSPESSSCSPPVCVAPEPQPLESSSNAYEPTCCVTGGLQLPSK